From Amycolatopsis sp. cg9, one genomic window encodes:
- a CDS encoding SDR family NAD(P)-dependent oxidoreductase, whose translation MRLSKDDSAPAGLVVAVSPLRWPSARGVAAAARGGGLGVLDLTGGDAAGAEELALLGEWGIPAFGVRLAGPPAGAELPEAVTTVLLTEDAGCAARDFPGRRVLAEVTSRASAERAVGGGAHGLVARGRECGGRTGELSTFVLLQALLGNFDVPVWAAGGIGPHTAAAAIAGGAAGVVLDTQLALLPEAELPSRLTTGLAGLDGSETTVVDGVRVLARRGAEPLEAGQDVFLATRFRDRWGTVTAAVRGLADAVGEALRGETPVLGPAGAGRRALGTALPIAQGPMTRVSDQPAFAAEVAAGGALPFIALALSGAEQTREVLDRTREAVGDAPWGVGVLGFAADDVKAAQLAVIRELRPTHAIIAGGRPAQAAVLEDAGISTFLHVPSPGLLKQFLEAGARKFVFEGSECGGHVGPRTSFPLWEAQLGVLADFLATTPDAAAQLQLLFAGGVHDERSAAMVAALAAPVAERGAAIGVLMGTAYLFTREAVAAGAVLPGFQRQLLAARHTDLLETAPGHATRCVRSPFTEEYAAIKADLAGRGVPSRDAWEQLETLNVGRLRLASKGIERVGAELRAVGEDRQLAEGMFMAGEVAVLRSAVTTIAELHHAVGDGADAFRRARAAEFGGTAPEPGAPEPLEIAIVGMACLFPQAPDLASYWANVLSGADAVTEVPPQRWDPALYYDPEGQGAGTPSRWGGFLPEIGFDPLRYGIPPSSLASIEPVQLLALEAAHRALVDAGYEHRAFDRSRTSVVFGAEAGSDLSNAMTLRTVLPSYVGGLPAELDERLPRLTEDSFPGVLANVIAGRIANRLDLGGANYTVDAACASSLTAVDVACKELTAGTSDLVLCGGADLHNGINDYLLFASAHALSPTGRSATFDSAADGIALGEGVACVALKRLADAERDGDRVYAVIKGVGAASDGRALGLTAPRPEGQRTALTRAYRNAGVSPARVGLVEAHGTGTVVGDRTELATLTKVFSEAGAAPGGCTIGSVKSQIGHTKCAAGLAGLIKTALALHTGVKPPTLHISAPNPAWDAETSPFVFQSAAQPWAAPAADRIAGVSAFGFGGTNFHVVLGAHDSVPPAQAADEWPAELFTFETEAAARDLLALASDVPAGYEPWRLRDLALSTSRRAAGRAARLAVVASTVDELVSRLREALDGRDPAGVFRGDGSEPGSVAVLFPGQGSQRPGMFAELFVAFPDLQRYLRLDPVTAGAVFGPAVFGEAARQASADRVTDTRVAQPALGLAGLAAFRLLTRAGVRPAMLGGHSYGELTALAAAGSLTPEGLLHASHARAGAILDAVPASDPGAMAAVSASAADVRAALGSSPVVLANHNSPKQTVISGATADVTAAVERLRGAGLGAKRLQVACAFHSPLVAAAGAAFGRTLGAIGVVRPAIPVYGNRTAAPYPAGPDEIRGELAAQLGAPVRFVEQIEAMYAAGARVFVEAGPGAVLAGQVEAILGDRPHRTVGFEQPGRRGLPGFLGALARLAVSGAPLETGWLFRGRDAVDAATAPRPKRPGWTVDGHLLRTADGTIPAGALRPASRVTLGPPAAAAPTSEAMVADFLRTSREMIAAQRDVLLGFFGSAEAPVPKRPNVALVASNAPNATLGASDAPNATLGRSVLETVVAVIGERTGYPVEMIEPDLDLEADLSVDSIKRAEIAGELAARLGLTGGDVEEFAKARTAAAIAELIGAPQPPSAGTSVLETVVAVIGERTGYPVDMIEPDLDLEADLSVDSIKRAEIAGELTVRLGTGDVEVLAKARTAAGIAELLGAGEADRAEPQPVTSEPEPVIVAPKRYVLAEVALAPAGTPDIAGRRFLVLGSGAFADDVRAELGAHGAEAETGEDVRPGFDGYLFLAPVLPAAFSRYRDALAQYPRWLLSAGPAEGLRGFHRSVAREYPDTLTRVVEGAGAAGFVAELSTPDREPVVVHRGTTRHGIEPAEESLGLLAGSGAGPAGDGVAEAAAIGLDRESVVLLVGGAKGITARFAGTLAATTRCRVELLGRTPVPAAEDEYPQAKDAKALRAALIGAGLKNPAEIERAVRRITGEREVRTTLRELEALGSPVRYQSVDMLDAEAVHRAVKEIHAEHGRLDGIVYAAGVIEDKLVRDKTPESFARVYSTKVDGADTLLEATADLPDEPKFVVLFGSIAAALGNRGQADYAAANDALEALGRRWPAGRAVTVHWGPWAPAGEHDGMVTRELMRDYARRGIALIDPEEGTLGLLRELAWGRAGTAAVVHTASGW comes from the coding sequence ATGCGTCTCTCGAAAGACGACTCCGCGCCGGCCGGGCTGGTCGTCGCCGTGTCGCCGCTGCGATGGCCGTCCGCGCGCGGGGTCGCCGCCGCCGCGCGCGGGGGCGGGCTCGGCGTGCTCGACCTGACCGGCGGGGACGCCGCCGGCGCGGAGGAGCTCGCGCTGCTGGGCGAATGGGGGATCCCGGCGTTCGGGGTCCGGCTCGCCGGCCCGCCCGCGGGTGCGGAACTGCCCGAAGCCGTCACCACCGTCCTGCTGACCGAAGACGCCGGGTGCGCGGCGCGCGACTTCCCGGGCCGCCGGGTGCTGGCCGAGGTCACCTCCCGCGCGTCGGCCGAGCGGGCGGTCGGCGGCGGCGCGCACGGTCTCGTCGCCCGCGGTCGCGAATGCGGTGGCCGGACCGGGGAACTGAGCACGTTCGTGCTGCTGCAGGCCTTGCTCGGGAACTTCGACGTCCCGGTGTGGGCCGCGGGCGGGATCGGGCCGCACACCGCCGCGGCCGCGATCGCCGGTGGTGCCGCCGGCGTCGTGCTCGACACGCAGCTCGCCCTGCTGCCGGAGGCCGAGCTGCCGTCGCGGCTCACGACCGGCCTGGCCGGGCTCGACGGGTCGGAAACGACCGTCGTCGACGGCGTCCGCGTGCTCGCCCGCCGGGGCGCCGAACCGCTCGAAGCGGGCCAGGACGTCTTCCTCGCCACCCGGTTCCGCGACCGCTGGGGCACGGTGACCGCGGCGGTCCGCGGCCTGGCCGACGCCGTCGGGGAGGCGCTGCGCGGGGAAACGCCGGTGCTGGGACCGGCCGGCGCGGGCCGCCGCGCGCTCGGCACGGCGCTGCCGATCGCGCAGGGCCCGATGACCCGGGTCAGCGACCAGCCCGCGTTCGCCGCCGAGGTCGCGGCGGGTGGGGCGCTGCCGTTCATCGCGCTGGCCCTGTCCGGTGCGGAGCAGACCCGCGAAGTCCTGGACCGGACCCGCGAAGCCGTCGGCGACGCGCCGTGGGGCGTCGGGGTGCTGGGGTTCGCCGCCGACGACGTCAAAGCCGCCCAGCTGGCGGTGATCCGGGAGCTGCGGCCGACCCACGCGATCATCGCCGGTGGCCGCCCGGCGCAGGCGGCGGTCCTGGAGGACGCCGGCATCTCGACGTTCCTGCACGTGCCCTCGCCCGGGCTGCTCAAGCAGTTCCTCGAGGCCGGGGCGCGCAAGTTCGTCTTCGAGGGCTCGGAGTGCGGCGGCCACGTCGGGCCGCGCACCAGTTTCCCGCTGTGGGAAGCGCAGCTGGGCGTCCTCGCCGACTTCCTCGCCACCACCCCGGACGCGGCCGCGCAGCTGCAGCTGCTGTTCGCGGGCGGCGTCCACGACGAACGGTCGGCCGCGATGGTGGCCGCGCTCGCCGCGCCGGTGGCCGAGCGAGGTGCGGCGATCGGGGTGCTGATGGGCACCGCGTACCTGTTCACGCGCGAGGCCGTCGCGGCGGGCGCGGTGCTGCCGGGGTTCCAGCGGCAGCTGCTGGCCGCCCGGCACACCGATCTGCTGGAAACCGCGCCGGGGCACGCCACCCGCTGCGTCCGCAGCCCGTTCACCGAGGAGTACGCGGCGATCAAGGCGGACCTCGCCGGGCGGGGCGTGCCGAGCCGGGACGCCTGGGAACAGCTGGAGACGCTCAACGTCGGGCGCCTCCGCCTGGCGAGCAAGGGCATCGAGCGCGTGGGCGCCGAACTGCGCGCCGTCGGCGAGGACCGGCAGCTCGCCGAGGGCATGTTCATGGCGGGCGAGGTCGCGGTGCTGCGCTCGGCCGTGACGACGATCGCCGAGCTGCACCACGCGGTGGGGGACGGCGCGGACGCGTTCCGGCGCGCGCGGGCCGCGGAGTTCGGCGGCACCGCACCGGAGCCCGGCGCGCCCGAGCCCCTCGAAATCGCGATCGTCGGGATGGCGTGCCTGTTCCCGCAGGCCCCCGATCTGGCGTCGTACTGGGCCAACGTGCTGTCCGGGGCGGACGCCGTCACCGAGGTCCCGCCGCAGCGCTGGGACCCGGCGCTGTACTACGACCCCGAGGGCCAGGGCGCGGGGACGCCGTCGCGCTGGGGCGGGTTCCTGCCCGAGATCGGGTTCGACCCGCTGCGCTACGGCATCCCGCCGTCGTCGCTGGCCAGCATCGAACCCGTGCAGCTGCTGGCCTTGGAGGCCGCGCACCGGGCGCTGGTGGACGCCGGGTACGAGCACCGCGCGTTCGACCGGTCGCGGACGTCGGTGGTGTTCGGCGCCGAGGCGGGCAGCGACCTGTCGAACGCGATGACGCTGCGGACCGTGCTGCCGTCCTACGTCGGCGGACTGCCCGCCGAACTGGACGAACGGCTGCCGCGGCTCACCGAGGACTCGTTCCCGGGGGTGCTGGCCAACGTCATCGCCGGGCGGATCGCCAACCGGCTCGACCTGGGCGGCGCGAACTACACCGTCGACGCGGCCTGCGCGTCGTCGCTGACCGCCGTCGACGTCGCGTGCAAGGAACTGACCGCCGGCACCAGCGACCTCGTCCTCTGCGGCGGCGCGGACCTGCACAACGGCATCAACGACTACCTCCTGTTCGCCTCGGCGCACGCGCTCTCGCCGACCGGGCGGTCGGCGACGTTCGACAGCGCGGCCGACGGCATCGCGCTCGGCGAGGGTGTCGCCTGCGTCGCGCTCAAGCGGCTGGCCGACGCCGAACGCGACGGCGACCGGGTGTACGCGGTGATCAAGGGCGTCGGCGCGGCGTCCGACGGCCGCGCGCTCGGGCTGACCGCGCCCCGGCCGGAAGGCCAGCGCACCGCGCTGACCCGCGCCTACCGCAACGCCGGCGTCTCGCCCGCGCGCGTCGGGCTCGTCGAGGCGCACGGCACCGGCACGGTCGTCGGCGACCGGACCGAGCTGGCCACGCTGACGAAGGTGTTCAGCGAGGCCGGTGCCGCGCCGGGCGGCTGCACGATCGGGTCGGTGAAGTCGCAGATCGGGCACACCAAGTGCGCCGCGGGCCTGGCCGGGCTGATCAAGACCGCGCTCGCGCTGCACACCGGCGTCAAACCGCCGACCCTGCACATCTCGGCGCCGAACCCGGCCTGGGACGCCGAGACCAGCCCGTTCGTGTTCCAGTCGGCCGCGCAGCCGTGGGCCGCGCCGGCCGCGGACCGGATCGCCGGGGTCAGCGCGTTCGGCTTCGGCGGGACCAACTTCCACGTCGTGCTGGGCGCGCACGACAGCGTGCCCCCGGCTCAGGCGGCCGACGAGTGGCCCGCGGAGCTGTTCACCTTCGAGACGGAGGCGGCGGCGCGGGACCTGCTGGCGCTGGCCTCGGACGTGCCGGCCGGGTACGAGCCGTGGCGGTTGCGGGACCTGGCGCTGAGCACGTCGCGGCGGGCGGCGGGCCGGGCGGCGCGGCTCGCCGTGGTCGCGTCCACTGTGGACGAACTGGTGTCACGGCTGCGCGAGGCGCTCGACGGGCGCGATCCGGCCGGGGTGTTCCGCGGCGACGGGAGCGAACCCGGTTCGGTGGCGGTGCTGTTCCCCGGCCAGGGCAGCCAGCGGCCGGGCATGTTCGCCGAGCTGTTCGTCGCCTTCCCGGACCTGCAGCGGTACCTGCGCCTGGACCCGGTGACCGCCGGCGCCGTCTTCGGGCCCGCGGTGTTCGGCGAGGCGGCGCGCCAGGCGTCGGCCGACCGGGTCACCGACACCCGCGTCGCCCAGCCCGCGCTCGGCCTCGCCGGCCTGGCGGCGTTCCGGCTGCTGACCCGGGCCGGCGTGCGGCCCGCGATGCTGGGCGGGCACAGCTACGGCGAGCTGACCGCGCTGGCGGCGGCCGGGTCCCTCACCCCCGAGGGACTGCTGCACGCGAGCCACGCCCGTGCGGGGGCGATCCTGGACGCGGTGCCCGCGTCGGACCCGGGTGCGATGGCCGCGGTGTCGGCGTCCGCCGCCGACGTCCGCGCGGCCCTCGGCTCGTCGCCGGTCGTGCTGGCCAACCACAACTCGCCGAAGCAGACGGTGATTTCCGGGGCGACGGCGGACGTCACGGCGGCGGTCGAGCGGCTGCGTGGAGCCGGGCTGGGCGCGAAACGGCTCCAGGTGGCCTGCGCGTTCCACAGCCCGCTGGTGGCCGCCGCCGGTGCGGCGTTCGGCCGCACGCTGGGCGCGATCGGCGTCGTCCGGCCGGCCATCCCGGTGTACGGCAACCGGACGGCGGCGCCCTACCCGGCCGGCCCGGACGAGATCCGCGGCGAGCTGGCGGCGCAGCTGGGCGCGCCGGTGCGGTTCGTCGAGCAGATCGAGGCGATGTACGCGGCCGGGGCGCGGGTGTTCGTCGAGGCGGGACCGGGCGCCGTGCTGGCCGGGCAGGTCGAAGCGATCCTCGGCGACCGTCCCCATCGGACGGTCGGCTTCGAGCAGCCGGGCCGCCGCGGCCTGCCGGGCTTCCTCGGCGCGCTGGCACGGCTGGCGGTGTCCGGCGCACCGCTCGAGACCGGCTGGCTGTTCCGCGGCCGCGACGCGGTCGACGCGGCGACGGCCCCGCGGCCGAAGCGCCCGGGCTGGACGGTCGACGGCCACCTGCTCCGCACCGCGGACGGCACGATCCCGGCGGGCGCGCTGCGGCCGGCCTCGCGGGTCACGCTGGGACCGCCCGCCGCGGCGGCACCGACGTCGGAGGCGATGGTCGCGGACTTCCTGCGGACCAGCCGCGAGATGATCGCCGCCCAGCGGGACGTCCTGCTCGGCTTCTTCGGCAGCGCGGAAGCACCCGTGCCGAAGCGCCCCAATGTGGCGTTGGTTGCGTCCAACGCACCGAACGCCACATTGGGTGCGTCAGACGCACCGAACGCCACATTGGGGCGCTCGGTGCTGGAGACGGTCGTCGCGGTGATCGGGGAGCGGACGGGCTATCCGGTCGAGATGATCGAGCCGGACCTCGATCTCGAGGCGGATTTGAGCGTGGATTCGATCAAGCGCGCGGAGATCGCGGGCGAGCTGGCGGCCCGGCTCGGCCTCACCGGCGGTGACGTCGAGGAGTTCGCGAAGGCCCGCACGGCCGCGGCGATCGCCGAGCTGATCGGGGCCCCGCAGCCGCCTTCGGCCGGCACCTCGGTGCTGGAGACCGTGGTCGCGGTGATCGGGGAGCGGACCGGCTACCCGGTGGACATGATCGAGCCGGATCTCGATCTCGAAGCGGACCTGAGCGTCGACTCGATCAAGCGGGCCGAGATCGCCGGGGAGCTGACCGTCCGCCTCGGCACCGGCGACGTCGAGGTGCTGGCCAAGGCCCGGACCGCGGCGGGGATCGCGGAGCTGCTGGGTGCGGGCGAAGCGGACCGCGCCGAACCACAGCCGGTGACCAGTGAGCCCGAGCCCGTGATCGTCGCGCCGAAGCGGTACGTCCTGGCCGAGGTCGCGCTCGCCCCCGCCGGCACCCCCGACATCGCCGGCCGCCGGTTCCTGGTCCTCGGCTCCGGCGCCTTCGCCGACGACGTCCGCGCCGAACTCGGGGCCCACGGCGCCGAGGCCGAAACCGGCGAGGACGTCCGCCCCGGCTTCGACGGGTACCTGTTCCTCGCCCCCGTCCTGCCCGCCGCCTTCTCCCGGTACCGGGACGCCCTCGCCCAGTACCCCCGGTGGCTGCTCAGCGCCGGACCGGCCGAGGGGCTCCGAGGGTTCCACCGCAGCGTCGCCCGCGAATACCCGGACACGCTCACCCGGGTCGTCGAAGGCGCGGGCGCCGCCGGCTTCGTCGCCGAACTGTCCACACCGGACCGCGAACCGGTCGTCGTGCACCGCGGGACCACCAGGCACGGCATCGAACCCGCCGAGGAAAGCCTGGGCCTGCTCGCCGGCAGCGGCGCGGGCCCCGCGGGCGACGGCGTGGCCGAAGCCGCCGCCATCGGGCTGGACCGCGAGTCGGTCGTCCTGCTCGTCGGTGGCGCCAAGGGCATCACCGCCCGGTTCGCCGGCACCCTGGCCGCGACCACGCGGTGCCGCGTCGAGCTGCTCGGCCGGACGCCGGTCCCGGCCGCGGAAGACGAGTACCCGCAGGCGAAAGACGCCAAGGCGCTCCGCGCCGCCCTCATCGGCGCGGGCCTGAAGAACCCCGCCGAAATCGAGCGGGCCGTCCGGCGGATCACCGGCGAACGCGAGGTCCGCACCACCCTCCGAGAGCTCGAGGCGCTCGGCAGCCCGGTGCGCTACCAGTCCGTCGACATGCTCGACGCCGAAGCCGTCCACCGCGCGGTCAAGGAGATCCACGCCGAACACGGGCGGCTCGACGGGATCGTCTACGCCGCCGGCGTCATCGAGGACAAGCTCGTCAGGGACAAGACGCCGGAGTCCTTCGCCCGCGTCTACAGCACCAAAGTGGACGGTGCGGACACCCTCCTCGAAGCGACCGCCGACCTGCCCGACGAGCCGAAGTTCGTCGTCCTGTTCGGCAGTATCGCCGCCGCGCTCGGCAACCGGGGCCAGGCCGACTACGCCGCGGCGAACGACGCCCTCGAAGCGCTCGGGCGGCGGTGGCCAGCCGGGCGCGCGGTGACCGTCCACTGGGGACCGTGGGCACCGGCCGGCGAGCACGACGGGATGGTCACCCGCGAGCTCATGCGGGACTACGCCCGCCGGGGCATCGCGCTGATCGACCCCGAGGAAGGCACCCTCGGGCTGCTGCGCGAGCTGGCCTGGGGCCGCGCCGGCACCGCCGCCGTCGTCCACACCGCGTCCGGGTGGTGA
- a CDS encoding transcriptional regulator, producing MTEDELLLREAEKIAHAVGRMFPGLCEVVLHDLRDPAHAVRAIEGGLSGRAVGDPATELGLARIADPGFPDVLQNYPNRFPDGRPAKSTSIGIRNSAGEYVAALCLNLDVSLLGSAAHALTRLAGTDEPAPLAESLRARTGDELRALVEDYAAERGHTPRGLAAAAKKDLVRSLKERGFLELKNAVPALTDLLGISRATVYNYLR from the coding sequence GTGACCGAGGACGAGCTGCTGCTGCGCGAAGCCGAGAAGATCGCCCACGCCGTCGGCCGGATGTTCCCCGGCCTGTGCGAGGTGGTGCTGCACGATCTGCGCGACCCGGCCCACGCCGTGCGCGCGATCGAAGGCGGCCTGTCCGGCCGCGCCGTCGGCGACCCCGCCACCGAGCTGGGCCTGGCGCGGATCGCCGACCCGGGCTTCCCGGACGTGCTCCAGAACTACCCGAACCGGTTCCCGGACGGGCGCCCGGCGAAGAGCACGTCGATCGGCATCCGCAACTCCGCCGGCGAGTACGTGGCCGCGTTGTGCCTGAACCTCGACGTGTCCCTGCTCGGCTCGGCGGCGCACGCCCTCACCCGCCTGGCCGGCACCGACGAACCCGCGCCGCTGGCCGAGAGCCTGCGCGCCCGCACGGGCGACGAACTCCGCGCCCTGGTCGAGGACTACGCGGCCGAGCGCGGCCACACCCCGCGCGGCCTGGCCGCGGCGGCGAAGAAGGACCTCGTCCGGTCGTTGAAGGAGCGCGGGTTCCTGGAGCTGAAGAACGCGGTGCCGGCGCTGACCGACCTGCTGGGGATCTCGCGGGCGACCGTCTACAACTACCTGCGCTGA
- a CDS encoding pyridoxal-phosphate dependent enzyme: MDYWYTDDRSGTRYPGDPLRWRGDDGAPLTVAPLAGLGPGDVETGDRSLWRYRAALPGDLRPVSLGEGCTPLVPRTWGGTDVRFKLEWFSPTGSFKDRGSSVMVSALAGAGVKQLLEDSSGNGGSSVAAYSAAAGIAATVLAPEGTSPAKVLQTRAYGATVELVPGTRDDTAAEAVRRSAATTYASHNWHPFFLQGTKTLAYELWEDLGFRAPDAVVTVAGAGSIVLGCDLGFGELLAAGSITRLPRLLVAQPRNCSPVDAAVHDRQPPPFAPTVAEGTAIRRPVRLPEVVAAIRRSGGDTAAIGEDAIAAAARRLAALGLYAEPTSATAAAAIDVFRGRGAIRPGETTVVVLTGSGLKAADKLRELIG; encoded by the coding sequence GTGGACTACTGGTACACCGACGACCGCTCGGGAACGCGGTACCCGGGTGACCCGCTGCGGTGGCGCGGCGACGACGGCGCCCCGCTCACCGTCGCCCCGCTGGCCGGGCTCGGCCCCGGCGACGTCGAAACCGGGGACCGGTCGCTCTGGCGGTACCGGGCCGCACTGCCCGGCGACCTCCGCCCGGTCTCCCTCGGCGAGGGCTGCACCCCGCTGGTCCCGCGGACCTGGGGCGGCACCGACGTCCGGTTCAAGCTCGAATGGTTCAGCCCGACCGGCAGCTTCAAGGACCGCGGCTCCAGCGTCATGGTGTCCGCACTGGCCGGCGCCGGCGTGAAGCAGCTCCTGGAAGACAGCTCCGGCAACGGCGGCTCGTCGGTCGCGGCCTACAGCGCCGCGGCCGGGATCGCGGCGACCGTCCTGGCCCCCGAGGGGACCTCGCCCGCGAAGGTGCTGCAGACCCGCGCGTACGGCGCGACGGTCGAACTGGTGCCCGGCACCCGCGACGACACCGCCGCCGAAGCCGTCCGGCGCTCGGCGGCCACGACGTACGCCAGCCACAACTGGCACCCCTTCTTCCTGCAGGGCACCAAGACCCTCGCCTACGAGCTGTGGGAAGACCTCGGCTTCCGCGCACCCGACGCCGTCGTCACGGTCGCCGGCGCGGGCAGCATCGTGCTGGGCTGCGACCTCGGGTTCGGCGAGCTCCTGGCCGCCGGGTCGATCACGCGGCTGCCGCGGCTGCTCGTCGCGCAACCGCGGAACTGCTCCCCCGTCGACGCCGCCGTCCACGACCGGCAGCCGCCGCCGTTCGCCCCGACCGTCGCCGAGGGCACCGCGATCCGGCGGCCGGTGCGCCTGCCGGAGGTGGTCGCGGCGATCCGGCGCTCGGGCGGCGACACGGCCGCGATCGGGGAGGACGCCATCGCCGCGGCCGCCCGCCGCTTGGCGGCCCTCGGCCTCTACGCCGAGCCGACCAGCGCGACCGCCGCCGCGGCCATCGACGTCTTCCGCGGCCGCGGCGCGATCCGGCCGGGCGAAACCACCGTCGTGGTGCTCACCGGCTCCGGCTTGAAGGCGGCCGACAAGCTGCGGGAGCTGATCGGGTGA